One region of Chlorobiota bacterium genomic DNA includes:
- a CDS encoding RHS repeat-associated core domain-containing protein: protein MTRPDGAKEYRFFDHLGSSRAVLGINGFTYSDYAPFGGLLAGGTESRKGFIGKEKDRESDLRNHGVRLFDDEAGRFLSIDPLWEKYKLLTPYQYGANNPLMISDPDGMKLWLHKDDVKNPSPAFRKWYKEFKKAIKYLNSGKASGVLARLHKSKDVTYIRPTFSETRYEADKKTIYWSAEYGLRLSNGYTQTPALGLIHEGGHRALELEKTPEQMKELLEKSDNKFENKEEQQVYEKYENPAAVKLGEPLAPDHGGQIEETDGSDQRNPDMPVVTTVPLETLND, encoded by the coding sequence GTGACACGTCCTGATGGAGCGAAGGAATACCGTTTCTTCGACCACTTAGGCTCCAGCCGAGCAGTATTGGGAATCAACGGATTCACATACAGCGATTACGCACCATTTGGAGGACTATTAGCCGGCGGAACGGAGAGCCGGAAGGGATTTATAGGGAAAGAGAAGGATAGGGAGAGCGATCTGCGGAATCATGGCGTAAGATTGTTTGATGATGAGGCAGGAAGATTCTTGAGTATTGACCCATTATGGGAAAAGTATAAATTGCTAACACCATATCAATATGGTGCAAATAATCCGTTAATGATTAGTGACCCTGACGGAATGAAACTATGGCTTCATAAAGATGATGTGAAAAATCCATCCCCAGCGTTTAGAAAATGGTATAAAGAATTTAAAAAAGCTATTAAGTATCTTAATAGTGGTAAAGCAAGCGGAGTATTAGCAAGGCTTCATAAATCTAAAGATGTGACTTATATCAGACCAACGTTTTCAGAAACGCGTTATGAGGCTGATAAGAAAACTATTTATTGGTCTGCCGAATATGGTTTAAGATTATCTAACGGATACACTCAAACTCCCGCATTAGGGCTTATTCATGAAGGGGGACATCGTGCATTGGAATTAGAGAAAACGCCAGAACAAATGAAGGAATTATTAGAAAAATCAGATAATAAGTTTGAAAATAAAGAGGAGCAGCAAGTATATGAAAAATATGAAAACCCTGCTGCAGTAAAATTGGGAGAGCCTTTGGCTCCAGATCATGGTGGTCAAATTGAAGAAACTGATGGATCGGATCAGCGCAACCCTGATATGCCAGTTGTTACAACGGTTCCTCTTGAAACTCTAAACGACTAG
- the tuf gene encoding elongation factor Tu has protein sequence MAKEKFDRSKPHVNVGTIGHVDHGKTTLTAAITMALALRHGGEVRTFDSIDNAPEERERGITIATAHVEYQTDNRHYAHVDCPGHADYVKNMITGAAQMDGAILVVAATDGPMPQTREHILLCRQVGVPRIVVFLNKVDIADPELLELVELEIRELLSKYEFPGDDIPIIRGSALQALEAGTASAPTDDARYQCIWDLMDAVDSYIPTPTRDTDKPFLMPVEDVFSITGRGTVGTGRIERGIINVNEEVEIVGFGAKKKSVVTGVEMFRKLLDQGQAGDNVGLLLRGVGKEELERGMVIVKPGSITPHMKFLAQVYVLSKEEGGRHTPFFNGYRPQFYFRTTDVTGIITLPAGTEMVMPGDNLDNITVELITNIAMEEGLRFAIREGGRTVGAGVVTKILD, from the coding sequence ATGGCAAAAGAGAAATTTGACCGCAGCAAACCCCACGTCAACGTGGGCACCATCGGTCACGTTGACCACGGAAAAACAACGCTGACCGCCGCCATCACCATGGCATTGGCACTTCGTCACGGCGGTGAAGTCCGCACGTTCGACTCAATTGACAACGCACCGGAAGAGCGCGAGCGTGGTATCACCATCGCCACCGCTCACGTGGAGTACCAGACGGACAACCGTCACTACGCCCACGTTGACTGCCCGGGCCACGCCGACTACGTGAAGAACATGATCACCGGTGCCGCCCAGATGGACGGTGCCATCCTTGTGGTGGCCGCCACCGACGGTCCAATGCCGCAAACCCGCGAGCACATCCTGCTCTGCCGCCAGGTCGGTGTGCCACGCATCGTGGTCTTCTTGAACAAAGTTGACATTGCCGACCCAGAGTTGTTGGAGCTTGTTGAGCTTGAGATTCGCGAGCTTCTCTCCAAGTACGAATTCCCGGGCGATGATATTCCCATCATCCGTGGTTCGGCATTGCAAGCGTTGGAAGCCGGCACCGCCAGCGCCCCAACCGACGACGCACGCTATCAGTGCATTTGGGACTTGATGGACGCTGTTGACAGCTACATCCCAACCCCAACCCGCGACACCGATAAGCCATTCTTGATGCCGGTCGAGGACGTGTTCTCGATCACCGGACGCGGAACCGTGGGCACCGGCCGTATCGAGCGCGGAATCATCAACGTCAACGAGGAAGTGGAGATCGTTGGCTTCGGCGCAAAGAAGAAATCGGTGGTGACGGGCGTGGAAATGTTCCGCAAGCTGCTGGATCAGGGCCAAGCCGGCGACAACGTCGGTCTGCTGTTGCGCGGTGTTGGGAAGGAAGAGCTGGAGCGCGGCATGGTTATCGTGAAGCCAGGCTCGATCACTCCACACATGAAGTTCCTTGCCCAGGTGTACGTCCTCTCCAAAGAAGAAGGTGGCCGCCACACGCCGTTCTTCAACGGCTACCGTCCACAGTTCTACTTCCGCACAACGGACGTTACCGGTATCATCACGCTTCCAGCCGGAACCGAGATGGTGATGCCTGGCGACAACCTGGACAACATCACCGTTGAGCTGATCACGAACATCGCCATGGAAGAAGGTCTCCGCTTCGCCATCCGCGAAGGTGGCCGCACCGTGGGTGCAGGCGTCGTGACGAAGATTCTGGACTAA
- the fusA gene encoding elongation factor G → MPRLYPLDRVRNIGIMAHIDAGKTTTTERILYYTGVLHRIGEVHDGAATMDYMEQEQERGITITSAATTCFWKGSKSHFPEHRINIIDTPGHVDFTVEVERSLRVLDGAVALFCSVGGVEPQSETVWRQADKYNVPRIAFVNKMDRVGADFLKVVGMIHDRLGANAVPLQLPVGQGDMFKGIVDLIEWKAYIFDDSSQGAKWDIIDIPHDIEEQAKEYRTKMLEAVAEVDDTLLMKYLEGEEISPEEIRKVLREACLQVKIIPVMLGSSFKNKGVQQLLDAVLEFLPSPMDVGTTPGHHMDSDDHIERQPSDTEKFAGLAFKIITDKFVGKLTFVRLYSGTLSAGSYVLNTITGKKERVGRLLRMHANHREDIDEAYTGDIIAVVGLKATKTGDTLSDEADPIVLEKMEFPDPVIDQAIEPKTKADQDKLGEALAKLSEEDPTFRVKTDEETGQTIISGVGELHLDIIVDRIRREFRVEANVGKPQVAYRETIRETVDQDTKFVRQSGGKGQYGHVVIEFGPNEPGKGFEFTNAIVGGVIPKEYIKPVEQGITEALRNGVLAGFPVVDIKAKLHFGSYHDVDSSEMAFKIAASMAFKEACRKAKPVLLEPIMAVEVVTPEEYMGDVMGDLSSRRGRIEGMVQRHDAQVIRAMVPLAEMFGYVTTLRSITQGRAIPSMTFDHYEPAPKSVQEEVVEKSGKAAIAA, encoded by the coding sequence ATGCCACGCCTGTATCCACTTGATAGAGTCCGCAACATCGGCATCATGGCGCACATTGATGCCGGCAAGACAACCACAACCGAGCGCATCCTGTATTACACCGGCGTGCTTCACCGTATCGGTGAGGTTCACGACGGAGCCGCAACCATGGACTACATGGAGCAGGAGCAGGAGCGCGGTATCACGATCACATCGGCAGCAACAACCTGCTTCTGGAAAGGGTCCAAATCCCATTTCCCAGAGCACCGCATCAACATCATTGACACGCCGGGCCACGTTGATTTTACCGTCGAGGTAGAACGCTCGCTTCGCGTGTTGGACGGTGCTGTTGCCCTGTTCTGCTCGGTTGGTGGCGTGGAGCCGCAATCCGAAACGGTGTGGCGCCAGGCCGATAAGTACAATGTCCCGCGCATCGCCTTTGTGAACAAAATGGACCGCGTCGGTGCCGACTTCCTGAAGGTTGTTGGCATGATTCACGACCGCCTGGGCGCAAACGCTGTCCCGCTGCAATTGCCGGTGGGCCAGGGCGATATGTTCAAGGGTATCGTTGACCTGATTGAGTGGAAAGCCTACATCTTCGATGACTCCAGCCAGGGCGCAAAGTGGGACATCATTGACATCCCGCACGACATCGAGGAGCAAGCCAAAGAGTACCGCACCAAAATGCTGGAAGCGGTTGCCGAGGTTGACGACACCCTGCTGATGAAATATCTGGAAGGGGAAGAAATCTCCCCAGAAGAAATCCGCAAGGTGCTCCGCGAAGCCTGCTTGCAGGTGAAGATCATCCCGGTGATGCTTGGCTCCAGCTTCAAAAACAAAGGCGTTCAGCAGTTGCTGGATGCGGTGTTGGAGTTCCTTCCATCGCCGATGGATGTGGGAACCACGCCGGGCCACCACATGGATTCCGACGATCATATCGAACGCCAGCCGTCCGATACCGAGAAGTTCGCTGGATTGGCGTTCAAGATCATCACCGATAAATTCGTTGGGAAGCTGACCTTCGTCCGCTTGTATTCCGGCACATTGTCGGCAGGGTCCTACGTCCTGAACACCATCACCGGGAAAAAAGAACGCGTTGGCCGTCTGTTGCGGATGCACGCCAATCACCGCGAGGATATTGACGAAGCCTACACCGGCGACATCATCGCTGTTGTTGGTTTGAAAGCCACAAAAACCGGCGACACGCTCAGCGATGAAGCGGATCCAATCGTGTTGGAGAAAATGGAGTTCCCCGACCCAGTGATTGACCAGGCAATCGAACCAAAAACGAAAGCCGATCAAGACAAGTTGGGCGAGGCCCTGGCCAAACTCAGCGAAGAAGATCCAACCTTCCGCGTAAAAACGGACGAGGAGACCGGGCAGACGATCATCTCCGGCGTTGGTGAGCTTCACTTGGACATTATCGTGGACCGTATCCGCCGCGAGTTCCGTGTGGAGGCGAACGTTGGTAAGCCGCAGGTGGCCTACCGCGAAACGATCCGCGAGACGGTGGACCAGGACACGAAGTTCGTTCGCCAGTCGGGTGGGAAAGGCCAGTATGGACACGTGGTGATCGAGTTCGGTCCGAACGAGCCAGGCAAAGGCTTCGAGTTCACCAACGCCATTGTTGGCGGTGTGATTCCAAAAGAGTACATCAAGCCGGTGGAGCAGGGGATCACCGAGGCACTCCGCAACGGCGTGCTTGCCGGATTCCCGGTGGTGGACATCAAAGCCAAACTCCATTTCGGTTCCTACCACGACGTTGACTCGTCGGAAATGGCCTTCAAGATTGCCGCATCCATGGCCTTCAAAGAAGCCTGCCGCAAAGCCAAGCCAGTGTTGTTGGAGCCGATCATGGCCGTCGAGGTCGTCACGCCGGAAGAGTACATGGGGGATGTGATGGGCGACCTTTCCAGCCGCCGTGGCCGCATCGAAGGAATGGTCCAGCGCCACGACGCTCAGGTGATTCGCGCAATGGTTCCGCTTGCGGAGATGTTCGGCTACGTCACGACGTTGCGCTCCATCACGCAAGGCCGTGCAATCCCTTCGATGACCTTCGACCACTACGAGCCGGCACCAAAATCGGTGCAGGAAGAAGTGGTGGAGAAAAGCGGAAAAGCTGCGATTGCAGCCTAA
- the rpsG gene encoding 30S ribosomal protein S7, with product MRKKRAEKRWISPDPRFNDVTIERFINNLLLDGKKSTARDILYGALDLVAERTQQDPLEVFRKALANVSPAVEVRSRRVGGSTYQVPMEVRPERRVALGIRWLIKYADDRREKTMRDKLAGEIIAASNGEGSAVKKREDVHRMADANRAFAHFRW from the coding sequence ATGAGAAAGAAACGCGCAGAAAAGCGGTGGATATCTCCAGACCCACGCTTCAACGACGTTACCATCGAGCGGTTTATCAATAACCTGCTGCTGGATGGGAAGAAAAGCACCGCCCGCGACATCCTGTATGGCGCGCTTGACCTTGTTGCCGAACGCACCCAGCAGGACCCGCTAGAGGTCTTCCGCAAAGCGTTGGCGAACGTCTCCCCAGCCGTCGAGGTCCGCTCGCGCCGCGTTGGTGGGTCCACCTACCAAGTTCCGATGGAAGTCCGCCCGGAACGCCGCGTTGCCCTGGGCATCCGCTGGTTGATTAAGTACGCCGACGACCGCCGCGAAAAAACCATGCGCGACAAACTGGCCGGCGAGATCATTGCCGCTTCCAACGGCGAAGGTTCTGCCGTCAAGAAGCGCGAAGATGTTCACCGCATGGCCGACGCAAACCGTGCCTTTGCTCACTTCCGCTGGTAA
- a CDS encoding 30S ribosomal protein S12 produces the protein MPTINQLVRKGRQEELYKSASPALDRCPQRRGVCTRVYTTTPKKPNSALRKVAKVRLSNQQEVIAYIPGEGHNLQEHSIVLIRGGRVKDLPGVRYHIVRGTLDTQGVAKRQQGRSKYGAKRPKK, from the coding sequence GTGCCGACAATCAATCAGTTAGTTCGCAAGGGTCGTCAGGAGGAGTTGTACAAGAGTGCTTCCCCGGCATTGGACCGTTGCCCGCAGCGTCGTGGGGTTTGCACCCGCGTGTACACCACCACCCCGAAGAAGCCGAATTCGGCACTTCGTAAAGTGGCAAAGGTGCGTTTAAGCAACCAACAGGAAGTAATCGCCTACATCCCCGGGGAAGGCCACAACCTTCAGGAGCACTCAATCGTGCTGATCCGTGGTGGCCGCGTGAAGGACCTTCCAGGTGTCCGTTACCACATCGTCCGCGGCACGCTGGATACCCAAGGGGTTGCCAAGCGCCAACAGGGGCGTTCCAAGTACGGCGCAAAGCGTCCAAAGAAGTAA